The sequence TGGGTAGCGGCCAAACTGATGAATCTTCAATATGACGATGTTTTAAACATCTTCAGTTCTCCGGAAAAGTCAGGAAACAGGATTTCGGTATTACTCAGAATAGCTGAAGCCGTAAGGGTAATCAATGCTGAAGAATCAGCCCGTTTGGTAAAAGAAGCAAAAGAAGCAGGAATAAGCGAACAAGGCTATCATGATGCGGTGCTGACCGCTTCCGTGGCCTGTCTGTTCAACCGGTACATTGATATGATGCAGGCACCCGTTCCGACAGATGAAGCATTTTACCTGATGATTGCCGACAGGCTCATTTCAAAAGGATATGCCGGCACCGGGCAAAGGCAATAATTTTTTTCTGAAAAATTTCGCAGAAAATCTAATTTCATTGAATAGTCTATTTTCGCTGTTATAAAAAAAACAACTATGACGTTAAAAATATCAAAAAGAGTAGAAAAACTCAACGAATCGGAAACCCTTAAAATGGCCCAGCTTTCCCGTCAGCTCATTTCAGAAGGAAAAGATGTTATCAACCTGAGCATTGGAGAACCTGATTTCAATACCCCGGATCATATCAAATCAGCTGCTATTGAAGCTATTAATAAAAATATAACTCATTATCCCCCGGTACCTGGCTTTCCCGAGCTGCGAAAAGCAATAGCTGCATTGTACAAAAAAGATTTCGGTATCGAATTCGACTTCAACCAGGTCATTGTCAGCAACGGAGCCAAACAATCTCTCAGCAATGCCATCCTCAGCCTGCTCGATGAAGGTGATGAAGCCATTGTCCCGTCTCCTTACTGGGTCAGTTATCCCGAAATGATTAAACTGGCAGGTGCTGAAATGGTTGTCATCAAAGCAAGGATGGAGAATAATTTTAAAATCACTCCTGAAGAGCTTGAAAGTGCCATTACTCCCAAAACAAGAATGTTTTTATTCAGCTCACCTTCAAATCCTTCCGGAAGTGTCTATTGCCTGGAAGAGCTGGAAAATCTGGCAAAGGTTTTCAGAAAATATCCTGATATTGTCATTATAGCTGATGAAATCTATGATTATATCAATTTTTCCGGTAATCGCTGTACATTTGCCCAGATTACTGACCTGCTCGACAGAATGGTCATTATCAACGGAGTATCGAAGGGTTTTGCCATGACCGGCTGGCGTATCGGCTATATGATTGCTCCCCTGCCACTTGCCAGGGCATGTAATAAACTTCAGGGACAACTGACATCAGGAGCTTGTACCATATCACAAATGGCTGCCCTCGCAGCATATACCCAGGACATATACCCGACTCTTCAGATGAAAAATGAATTTTTAAAGCGGGGAAAAATCGTCAGTCAGAAACTTTCAGAAATTCCCGGCATTAAAGCAAACAACCCTGAAGGTGCCTTTTACAGTCTGATTGATGTATCAGGGTTTTTCGGAAAATCAGACGGCAAAAGAACCATTCTCAACAGCAACGACATGGCAATGTACCTGCTGGAAGAAGCCTATGTTTCAACCGTTTCGGGTGACGCTTTCGGTGTGCCTGAATGTATCCGTATTTCATTTGCCACCTCTGAAGAAAACATCGTAAAAGCTATTGACAAAATGAAAACAGCTTTTTCACGTTTATCATAATCAAACTGTCTCACATTGAATAAACAAACTCCAA is a genomic window of Sphingobacteriales bacterium containing:
- a CDS encoding pyridoxal phosphate-dependent aminotransferase is translated as MAQLSRQLISEGKDVINLSIGEPDFNTPDHIKSAAIEAINKNITHYPPVPGFPELRKAIAALYKKDFGIEFDFNQVIVSNGAKQSLSNAILSLLDEGDEAIVPSPYWVSYPEMIKLAGAEMVVIKARMENNFKITPEELESAITPKTRMFLFSSPSNPSGSVYCLEELENLAKVFRKYPDIVIIADEIYDYINFSGNRCTFAQITDLLDRMVIINGVSKGFAMTGWRIGYMIAPLPLARACNKLQGQLTSGACTISQMAALAAYTQDIYPTLQMKNEFLKRGKIVSQKLSEIPGIKANNPEGAFYSLIDVSGFFGKSDGKRTILNSNDMAMYLLEEAYVSTVSGDAFGVPECIRISFATSEENIVKAIDKMKTAFSRLS
- a CDS encoding carboxymuconolactone decarboxylase family protein; translation: MPVIDLKNNLPGMGSLIAYRNETGYPLAQFVEAVLNGNSDLSRAERELISAFVSFKNNCQYCLRSHGWVAAKLMNLQYDDVLNIFSSPEKSGNRISVLLRIAEAVRVINAEESARLVKEAKEAGISEQGYHDAVLTASVACLFNRYIDMMQAPVPTDEAFYLMIADRLISKGYAGTGQRQ